Proteins encoded by one window of Methanothermobacter sp. K4:
- a CDS encoding Coenzyme F420 hydrogenase/dehydrogenase, beta subunit C-terminal domain — protein MEMKYLLARATDEEIQRRGECGGAVTAIFKYMLDREVVDAVLTLERGDDVYDGIPVLLEDSSDIVSTCGSLHCAPTMFGDLISRYLSDMRLAVAVKPCDAMAIRELEKRHQIDPDRVYKIGLNCGGTLAPVSAREMIETFYEIDPDDVVSEEIDKGKFIVELRDGSHREISIDYLEEEGFGRRENCQRCEIMVPRNADIACGNWGAEDGWTFIEVNTERGQDIIDGARSSGYIEVKEPSEKMVKIREKIENAMISMARKFQDKYLDEEYPSLDEWNEYWKRCINCFACRDACPVCFCRECELERDYLRDSDEKAPDPLTFQGVRLSHMGFSCINCGQCEDVCPMDIPIARIYHRIQKKYRERTGFTAGVSEELPPMYSGEKD, from the coding sequence ATTGAGATGAAGTACCTCCTTGCAAGGGCTACAGATGAGGAGATTCAGAGAAGAGGAGAATGTGGCGGAGCAGTGACAGCCATATTCAAGTACATGCTGGATAGGGAAGTCGTGGATGCAGTACTAACACTGGAAAGGGGAGATGACGTGTACGATGGGATCCCCGTCCTCCTTGAGGATTCATCGGATATAGTGTCGACATGTGGTTCGCTGCACTGCGCACCCACCATGTTCGGGGACCTCATCTCCCGCTATCTAAGTGACATGAGGCTGGCTGTCGCTGTAAAACCCTGTGATGCAATGGCCATAAGGGAACTTGAGAAGAGGCACCAGATAGACCCTGATAGGGTATACAAGATAGGTCTGAACTGCGGCGGGACCCTCGCCCCGGTATCCGCCAGGGAAATGATAGAGACCTTCTATGAGATAGACCCTGATGATGTTGTGAGTGAGGAGATCGATAAGGGTAAATTCATAGTGGAACTCAGGGATGGAAGTCACAGGGAGATATCAATCGATTACCTTGAAGAGGAGGGTTTCGGCAGACGCGAGAACTGTCAGCGCTGCGAAATAATGGTACCACGTAACGCTGACATAGCCTGTGGAAACTGGGGTGCAGAGGATGGATGGACCTTCATAGAGGTCAACACTGAAAGAGGTCAGGATATCATTGACGGTGCCCGCAGCAGCGGATACATTGAGGTGAAGGAACCCTCTGAGAAGATGGTAAAGATAAGGGAAAAAATAGAAAATGCAATGATCAGCATGGCCAGGAAGTTTCAGGATAAATACCTTGATGAGGAATACCCATCACTGGATGAATGGAATGAGTACTGGAAGCGCTGCATAAACTGCTTTGCCTGCAGGGACGCCTGTCCAGTATGCTTCTGCAGGGAATGTGAACTTGAAAGGGATTACCTCAGGGATTCAGATGAAAAGGCACCGGACCCCCTCACATTCCAGGGGGTGAGGCTCTCGCACATGGGCTTCAGCTGCATAAACTGCGGCCAGTGCGAGGATGTCTGCCCAATGGACATACCCATTGCAAGGATCTACCACAGGATACAGAAAAAATACCGTGAAAGAACAGGATTCACAGCAGGGGTGAGCGAAGAACTGCCCCCAATGTACAGCGGGGAGAAGGATTAG
- a CDS encoding hydrogenase iron-sulfur subunit has product MSFEPKIVGFCCNWCSYGGADTAGTARMQYPPNVRIIRVMCSGRVNASMILKAFSEGADGVFVGGCHIGDCHYDSGNYKWKRRARFIEDILPEFGIDKERFRWEWISASEGEKFQKTMQEFYETVKSLGPLRRAGK; this is encoded by the coding sequence ATGAGTTTCGAGCCAAAGATAGTCGGGTTCTGCTGTAACTGGTGCTCCTATGGTGGAGCGGACACCGCGGGAACAGCGAGGATGCAGTACCCCCCCAACGTACGTATCATAAGGGTGATGTGCTCTGGAAGGGTCAATGCCTCGATGATACTAAAGGCCTTCAGTGAGGGTGCAGACGGTGTCTTTGTGGGAGGATGCCACATAGGGGACTGCCACTATGATTCAGGAAACTATAAATGGAAACGAAGGGCCCGTTTCATTGAGGATATCCTCCCTGAATTTGGTATAGATAAAGAAAGGTTCAGGTGGGAGTGGATATCGGCATCAGAGGGTGAAAAATTTCAGAAAACAATGCAGGAGTTCTATGAAACTGTAAAATCCCTCGGGCCACTGAGGAGGGCAGGAAAATAG
- a CDS encoding DUF3236 domain-containing protein gives MLEDIIASAYLESAEDRRRGDREEEVREVRDYIIGAQKIVVPNWNREKVDVINEVLRSFKLHEAEHLQFNTNWADLTRMPAVTKALMALDISGADLVIARGRLGVPGSGSLLVIMDSRGRILSAAMSPPHVIHEMGVQDAVRSEMTHALERIGFTRGSE, from the coding sequence ATGTTAGAGGATATAATAGCCAGCGCATACCTTGAATCTGCAGAGGATCGCCGTAGAGGAGACCGTGAGGAGGAAGTCAGAGAAGTAAGGGACTATATCATCGGCGCTCAGAAGATTGTCGTGCCAAACTGGAACCGTGAAAAGGTTGATGTGATAAATGAGGTCCTCAGATCCTTCAAACTCCACGAGGCAGAGCACCTTCAGTTCAACACCAACTGGGCGGACCTCACAAGGATGCCTGCCGTTACAAAGGCCCTCATGGCACTGGACATATCAGGGGCAGATCTTGTTATTGCCCGCGGACGGCTGGGGGTTCCTGGTTCCGGATCGCTCCTTGTAATCATGGACTCCAGGGGGAGGATACTTTCAGCTGCCATGTCACCTCCACATGTTATACATGAAATGGGAGTTCAGGATGCCGTGAGATCAGAGATGACCCATGCCCTTGAGCGTATAGGCTTTACCAGAGGATCAGAATGA
- the hmd gene encoding 5,10-methenyltetrahydromethanopterin hydrogenase: protein MKLAILGAGCYRTHAASGITNFSRACEVAEMVGKPEIAMTHSTITMGAELKELAGVDEVVVADPVFDNQFTVIDDFAYEDVIEAHKEDPEKIMPQIREKVNEVAKELPKPPEGAIHFTHPEDLGFEITTDDKEAIADADFIMTWFPKGDMQPDIINKFIDDIKPGAIVTHACTIPTTKFYKIFEEKHGDLVTKPETLNVTSYHPGAVPEMKGQVYIAEGYASEDAINTLFELGQKARGNAYRLPAELLGPVCDMCSALTAITYAGILSYRDSVTQVLGAPAGFAQMMAKESLEQITALMEKVGIDKMEENLDPGALLGTADSMNFGASADILPTVFEILEKRKK from the coding sequence ATGAAACTTGCAATACTAGGTGCAGGATGTTACAGGACCCACGCGGCCAGTGGAATAACAAACTTTTCCAGGGCCTGCGAAGTCGCTGAAATGGTTGGAAAACCAGAAATAGCCATGACCCATTCCACAATAACAATGGGTGCTGAGCTTAAAGAACTGGCAGGTGTCGACGAAGTCGTTGTTGCAGACCCTGTATTCGACAACCAGTTCACAGTCATAGACGACTTTGCCTACGAGGACGTCATAGAGGCCCACAAGGAGGACCCTGAAAAAATAATGCCACAGATCAGGGAAAAGGTCAACGAAGTCGCCAAGGAGCTCCCAAAACCACCAGAAGGTGCAATACACTTCACACACCCTGAAGACCTTGGATTCGAAATAACAACAGACGACAAAGAGGCCATCGCAGACGCAGACTTCATCATGACCTGGTTCCCAAAGGGTGACATGCAGCCAGACATAATAAACAAGTTCATAGACGACATAAAGCCTGGCGCAATAGTCACACACGCCTGCACAATTCCAACCACCAAGTTCTACAAGATCTTTGAAGAAAAACACGGCGACCTAGTAACCAAACCTGAAACACTCAACGTAACATCCTACCACCCAGGTGCCGTTCCTGAAATGAAGGGACAGGTATACATTGCAGAGGGCTACGCCTCAGAGGACGCAATAAACACCCTCTTCGAACTCGGACAGAAGGCCAGGGGTAACGCATACAGGCTACCAGCAGAACTCCTAGGACCTGTCTGTGACATGTGCTCAGCACTGACAGCGATAACCTACGCAGGTATACTCTCCTACAGGGACTCAGTTACACAGGTACTCGGCGCACCTGCAGGTTTCGCACAGATGATGGCCAAGGAGTCCCTCGAGCAGATAACAGCCCTCATGGAAAAGGTTGGAATAGACAAGATGGAAGAGAACCTCGACCCCGGTGCACTCCTGGGTACAGCTGACTCCATGAACTTCGGAGCATCAGCAGACATACTCCCAACCGTCTTTGAAATCCTCGAGAAGAGGAAGAAATAA
- the hmdB gene encoding 5,10-methenyltetrahydromethanopterin hydrogenase cofactor biosynthesis protein HmdB produces MMDKILKKAAEGCPLNDSEIMQLFQINGPKDFALLMETAFSIMKEHRGVIKLTSTVHITNMCQVRPRCGYCGFAAGTSRNGYYSSFFKTDDEILEAARIIEKSGIPRVSCSGAHGFNGEHAVKAAEIVKENTSLELLINVGSDLNRASVEKLADYGTDTVCCNLETVNRQLFMRVKPGERIEDRIRVCELVCESGIELSSGLLIGLGESYADRLAHLRFLGEFETLGEIPIMGFNPYPGTPMENHPPCPLEEQMKTIAITRIMYPDIRITVPTPTIGPENVRFSLMAGADNLATVIPDGYPHDVKGVGSPRYGNLNDVLRVVDELGLKPQISAKPAADGLALL; encoded by the coding sequence TTGATGGATAAAATACTCAAAAAGGCGGCTGAGGGATGCCCCCTTAATGATAGCGAGATTATGCAGCTATTCCAGATAAACGGCCCGAAAGATTTTGCCCTTCTCATGGAAACAGCATTCAGCATCATGAAGGAGCACAGAGGGGTTATCAAGCTCACATCCACAGTCCACATAACAAATATGTGCCAGGTGAGGCCAAGGTGCGGCTACTGTGGATTTGCCGCCGGAACATCACGTAATGGATACTACAGTTCATTTTTCAAAACCGATGATGAGATCCTGGAAGCCGCCCGGATAATAGAAAAATCTGGAATACCCAGGGTCAGCTGCTCAGGCGCCCATGGATTCAACGGTGAACACGCTGTTAAGGCGGCGGAAATAGTGAAGGAGAACACTTCACTTGAACTGCTCATAAACGTTGGATCCGACCTTAACAGGGCTTCAGTGGAGAAACTTGCGGATTACGGTACTGATACGGTATGCTGTAACCTCGAAACCGTCAACAGGCAACTTTTCATGCGCGTTAAACCCGGAGAGAGGATAGAGGACCGGATAAGAGTCTGTGAACTTGTATGTGAAAGTGGAATAGAACTATCAAGCGGTCTACTCATAGGTCTTGGTGAGAGTTACGCTGACCGCCTTGCGCACCTGAGATTCCTTGGGGAATTTGAAACGCTTGGAGAGATACCCATCATGGGATTCAACCCCTACCCTGGAACTCCAATGGAGAACCATCCTCCCTGCCCCCTTGAGGAACAGATGAAGACCATAGCCATCACACGTATCATGTACCCCGATATAAGGATAACGGTTCCAACGCCCACCATAGGTCCTGAAAATGTCCGTTTCTCCCTCATGGCAGGGGCAGATAACCTTGCAACGGTTATACCCGACGGTTACCCCCATGATGTCAAGGGGGTCGGATCCCCTAGGTACGGGAACCTCAACGATGTGCTGAGGGTTGTGGATGAACTGGGGCTGAAGCCCCAGATATCGGCAAAACCCGCTGCGGATGGGCTTGCCCTGCTCTGA
- a CDS encoding molybdopterin-dependent oxidoreductase produces the protein MVKHTLCPSCSAGCGVNLVEMGGAPVGTYPYRRHPVNEGKTCRSGRDCYEIPLMDRVTSPEIKKSGKLSEVSWDEALDKLTELLSSEDISILTTGTITTEEALKLREIIEEFDVKKSGVITVFPEFDYPEIDIRKIRHYDNIAVIGDAITCAPLLGRRIFHAMAAGAEVRSYDRRDDTRMAVNSGFHRTFSDDRELLDDLQQLPGGSLIIITHEMPEIIGPVLEVSSENEFDVLPIFEDFNTRGVMQHLPPVHAREFDSVWLIDPGAVAEPVDVSGEFILQSIRIEGLAPDIFLPTAAWCEKAGSYTSTAGYTVKLEPALQAPEGVLSDMEIFERILRAGD, from the coding sequence ATGGTGAAACACACTTTATGCCCTTCCTGCAGTGCAGGCTGCGGCGTGAACCTTGTGGAGATGGGGGGCGCACCTGTTGGGACCTACCCTTACAGGAGACACCCGGTCAATGAGGGAAAGACCTGCAGGAGTGGTAGGGACTGCTATGAAATCCCCTTGATGGACAGGGTAACATCCCCCGAAATTAAAAAATCAGGGAAACTCAGTGAAGTCAGTTGGGATGAGGCGCTGGATAAATTAACAGAACTTCTTTCATCAGAGGACATATCCATCCTGACAACAGGAACCATCACCACCGAGGAGGCACTTAAACTCAGAGAAATCATAGAAGAGTTTGATGTAAAAAAATCAGGTGTAATCACGGTATTTCCTGAATTTGATTATCCTGAAATTGATATAAGAAAAATCAGGCACTATGATAACATTGCGGTCATAGGAGATGCCATAACCTGCGCCCCACTCCTAGGCAGGAGGATATTCCATGCGATGGCCGCCGGGGCAGAGGTGAGATCCTATGACAGAAGAGATGACACGAGGATGGCAGTAAATTCAGGGTTTCACAGAACCTTCTCAGATGACAGGGAGCTCCTGGATGATCTCCAGCAACTTCCAGGGGGGTCTCTGATTATAATAACACATGAAATGCCTGAAATCATAGGACCTGTTCTTGAGGTCTCATCTGAAAATGAATTTGATGTTCTACCCATCTTTGAGGACTTCAACACAAGGGGTGTGATGCAGCACCTGCCCCCGGTTCATGCAAGGGAATTTGATTCTGTCTGGTTAATAGATCCCGGTGCAGTTGCAGAGCCAGTGGATGTATCAGGAGAATTCATTCTCCAGTCCATAAGAATTGAAGGTCTGGCACCTGATATTTTCCTTCCAACGGCAGCATGGTGTGAAAAAGCGGGTTCATACACCAGCACAGCAGGATACACGGTGAAACTTGAACCCGCACTGCAGGCACCCGAAGGGGTCCTCTCAGACATGGAAATATTTGAAAGAATACTCAGGGCAGGTGATTGA
- a CDS encoding DUF1188 domain-containing protein has product MKHHETGITETVRTFFSTYRVHDIIMHISAVKSAAVIEWLTEIDMNPERALIIGSYFTGAAIAGALDCDVTVADINPQTRFILDDKVDFQEGIMDLRGHWDLLVDTTGLGGVTEDELRGITAKAFIVEDPTSDGSDDTIRKFNRTYERLRMVESDISGVLHTYGIGSKTSGTMTLTVDVMRRSMADALEFEGVLYATATLEFFERILFKDRDPERFLKRLESPALVVSSLEDLDCDGIIEGNLEMIKSRIIPE; this is encoded by the coding sequence ATGAAACACCATGAGACAGGCATAACCGAGACAGTTAGAACATTCTTCTCCACATACAGGGTACACGACATAATCATGCACATATCCGCAGTTAAATCGGCGGCGGTTATTGAATGGCTCACTGAAATCGATATGAACCCTGAAAGGGCCCTTATAATAGGCTCATACTTCACAGGTGCTGCGATTGCAGGTGCGCTTGACTGTGACGTGACCGTTGCAGATATAAACCCCCAGACACGTTTTATCCTTGATGATAAAGTGGATTTCCAGGAAGGTATTATGGACCTCAGGGGTCACTGGGACCTCCTGGTTGATACAACGGGCCTTGGGGGTGTCACAGAGGATGAACTGAGGGGCATCACTGCGAAAGCGTTCATCGTTGAGGACCCAACATCAGATGGCAGCGATGACACGATAAGGAAATTCAACAGGACATATGAAAGGCTCAGGATGGTTGAATCTGACATTTCAGGGGTCCTCCACACCTATGGTATCGGTTCCAAGACCTCAGGTACAATGACGCTTACCGTGGATGTTATGAGAAGGTCAATGGCCGATGCACTTGAATTTGAAGGTGTGCTCTATGCAACAGCAACCCTTGAATTCTTTGAGAGGATACTCTTTAAGGACAGGGACCCTGAAAGATTCCTGAAACGCCTTGAATCGCCTGCCCTCGTGGTTTCATCACTTGAAGACCTTGACTGTGATGGGATCATAGAAGGAAACCTTGAGATGATAAAATCAAGGATAATCCCTGAATAA